Proteins encoded together in one Bos javanicus breed banteng chromosome 6, ARS-OSU_banteng_1.0, whole genome shotgun sequence window:
- the LOC133249751 gene encoding translationally-controlled tumor protein: MIIYRDLISHDEMFSDIYKIREVADGLCLEVEGKMVSRTEGNIDDSLIGGNASAEGPEGEGTESTVITGVDIVMNHHLQETSFTKEAYKKYIKDYMKSIKGKLEEQRPERVKPFMTGAAEQIKHILANFKNYQFFIGENMNPDGMVALLDYREDGVTPYMIFFKDGLEMEKC, from the coding sequence ATGATCATCTACCGGGACCTCATTAGCCATGACGAGATGTTCTCCGACATCTACAAGATCCGGGAGGTCGCGGACGGGCTGTGTCTGGAGGTGGAGGGGAAGATGGTCAGTAGGACAGAGGGTAACATCGATGACTCGCTCATTGGTGGAAATGCCTCCGCTGAAGGCCCCGAGGGCGAAGGTACCGAAAGCACAGTAATCACTGGTGTCGATATTGTCATGAACCATCACTTGCAGGAAACCAGCTTCACAAAAGAAGCCTACAAGAAGTACATCAAAGATTACATGAAGTCAATCAAAGGGAAACTTGAAGAACAGAGACCAGAAAGAGTAAAACCTTTTATGACAGGGGCTGCAGAACAAATCAAGCACATCCTTGCTAATTTCAAAAACTATCAGTTCTTTATTGGTGAAAACATGAATCCAGATGGCATGGTTGCTCTGCTGGACTACCGTGAGGATGGTGTAACCCCATATATGATTTTCTTTAAGGATGGTTTAGAGATGGAAAAATGTTAA